The Colwellia sp. M166 genome segment AATAACTTCATCAATATTGAGGTAAGCAACCAATAGGCCATCTAAAATATGTAAGCGCGCCAATACTTTATCTAAGCGATATTGTAAACGGCGACGGATAGTTTCACGTCTGTACTCTATCCACTCGCTTAGTATGGTTCTAATATCTTTAACTGCGGGTTTGTTATTTAAACCAATCATGTTGAGGTTAACACGAAAGTTTTTCTCTAAATCCGTGGTAGCAAACAAATGTTGCATTAATTGTTCAATATCAACACGATTAGAGCGTGGCACAATCACTAAACGGATCGGGTTTTCATGATCTGATTCATCACGTAAATCCACCACCATAGGTAGCTTTTTAGCTTGCATTTGATTAGCAATTTGCTCTAATATTTTTCCGCCAGATGCCTGATGAGGCAAAGCTGTAATAACCACTTCACCATGTAGCATTTCATAAACCGCACGCATTTTAATACTGCCGCGACCGGTTTGATAAATTTTTTCAATGTCTGCTTTCGGGGTAATTATTTCAGCATCGGTTGGATAATCAGGTCCCTGAATAATATTAAGTAAATCTGCTAACTCTGCCTTGGGTTGTTCAATAAGATGCACACAAGCACTGGCGACTTCTCTAACATTATGAGGAGGAATATCGGTTGCCATACCCACAGCAATACCAGTAATACCGTTAAGTAATATATGCGGTAAACGCGCTGGTAAAGTTTTAGGCTCTTTCATGGTACCATCGAAATTAGGCGTCCAATCAACCGTACCTTGCCCTAGCTCTGCTAATAAAACCTCACTAAAGCGTGATAAACGTGCTTCGGTATAGCGCATGGCCGCGAAAGACTTAGGATCATCTGGTGCTCCCCAGTTTCCTTGACCGTCAACCAGCGGATAGCGATATGAAAACGGTTGTGCCATCAACACCATAGCTTCATAACAGGCTGAATCACCATGGGGGTGGAATTTACCTAAAACGTCACCAACAGTACGGGCTGATTTTTTATATTTTGCTAATGCCGATAAACCAAGCTCTGACATCGCATAAATAATACGACGCTGCACTGGCTTTAAACCATCACCAATATGAGGTAAAGCTCGATCCATAATGACATACATCGAGTAATTTAAATAAGCTTCTTCAGTGAACTGTCTTAAAGGGCGCTGCTCAATACCGTCCAAACTAAAGTCGATTGCATCTGACATGAAAATATTTCCTAAAAAGTTCGATTAATGTCGAATTATCAAGCGTAACTTTTACTATTATTGCTCTGGGGTTAGCTTAGCTGATTATGCCTGTGGAAAGAATACTTTTAGGCGATAAATATCATGAAATGGTGATTAATCTGTTTTTTCTTTTCTTTCTGTACAATAGCTACACACTTGATTGCGACCGTTAGCTTTTGCTTGGTACATAGCCATATCCGCTGCATGTAGTAAGCTATCAAAACTTTCTCTAACCACCTTAATACTTGCTAAACCTATACTAACGGTAATATGAATATTATCCTGTTGACCTTGATAACTTTTATCCTGAATTTTTTCCCGTATACGCTCAGCAATTGCACGCGCTTGCGCAATATTTGCATCAGGTAAAATAGCGGCAAATTCTTCACCACCGATCCGAGCAAGAAAATCTCGAGAGCGCATGGTTTCACCCGCTAATGCTGCGATATTACAAATAACCTCATCACCAATATCATGGCCAAACTGATCGTTTATATTTTTAAAATGGTCAATATCTAACATTAAAATACTCAACTCTTTATTCTCTCGTAAAGCATGCTCCATAAAGATGTAACCGTTATCAAAAAAAGCACGACGATTAGGCAACTGAGTTAAACTATCGGTTTTTGCAAGTAAGGTTAATGCTTTACGAATTTTAAATTGTCGTAGTAGTAATAAAAATAAGACGATGGCCGCAGCAATAAAAATCGCAATATTACGGTTTTGCTGTTGTCGCTCCGATTCAGCATGCGCCAGAGCATACTGTTTTATTTTGCTGTTTTGACTAAGTAATTCATTTTCTTCATGTCTTTTTTCAATGTCATATTTAGCACTCAAGCGCTTAACCCGTAAGCTTTTTTGCTGCTCTAAATGTGCAAAATATTTTCTAATATACTGTTCCTTACTATCAAAGGCCTTTTTAGCCTCACCTTGCCTTTGGTAAATACTTGCTAGGGTTAAATAAGCACTGGCAAATAACGGCTCATCAAGCTGCTTTTTAGCAATAAAAGCTTCAAGTTTTATTGCCTTATTTAGCCAATTAACCACCTTGTGCTCTTGACCTTCAATATTTGCAATATTGGCACGAATAAGGTGGAGAATATATTGCTCCGCTTGATTTAACGTTAAGTCTAATTCTTGAAACTTCAGTAATTTAACTTGAGCTGACACTCGGTCGTGTTCACTTAAATTTTTTAACGATAATATTTCTACATTAATAGCCAAAACTTCTGTTGCAACTTGTTGACTGACATAAAGCTGATCCGTTTTATTGAAAACCTGCTGTTGACCTAAAATTTCATCTGCAAAAGCAAGTCTATTAAAAAATATCAACACACTATAAAAAATAATACTTTTTAGTCGCCAATCCTTATTGATCATAACTAACCTTATTGCGACCAGAATGCTTGGCATTTAATAATTGCGCATCGGCAGCTTTTAACAAAGTAGGAAAGTCACGGTAGTTTTGCTTGCTCAAGGTAGCAATACCAAGACTGATGGTTAATTGATTAATCTCTTGCGTTTGCCACTTCGCCTGTTCAATATGCTTTCTTAAGCGCTGTGCAACTTCAAGCGCATCATCATGTCCGGTATTTGGCAATAAGACAATAAACTCTTCGCCGCCAAAGCGGCCAAATACATCACTTGCTCTCATCAAGCTTTGGCCATGAATAGCAATTTCTTTAAGTGTTTTATCACCTACACGGTGGCCAAAAATATCATTGATTTTCTTAAAGAAGTCGACATCTATCATACAAACACTAAAAGACTGTTGCTGCTCTATTGCCTGTTGGAAATACCTTTCGCCCAACTCAAGTAATCGTCGCCGATTCGTCACACCGGTTAAACTATCGGTTCGCGTTGCTCGCACTAAGTTTCGTTTACCTTTAATCACTCGATATAAGACCCATGCTAAGATCAATAAACAAATTGCCAATAAACCGACAAGAACCTGTCGGTTATTGGTATCAAGCGTTATTTGTTGCAGCTGTAAGTTTTGTATACTTTGTTTTGTTTCCAAAATATTTTTCTTACGTTGAGTGGTTTCGCTTTGATATTGTAACCTTAACTCATCAATTTCAGTGGTTTCACGCACTTCGTTATAGGCAATCGACTTAGTAAAATACTGCGTTTGAATTTGGTATGCTTTGTTATACTGACCTAAAGTGTAATAAAGCTCAGCACGTAGAAAGAGGATATTTAACTCGCTGGTATCATAAATATCACTGGCTTTACCTTCGAGTAACTTTTCTGCTTGTTCTAGGTTCAGTAACGCCTCATCATAACGCTTCATTTTTTCTAAAATATAAGCTTTATCAATAAGGTATTGCAGCTTCATTAAATGTTGTTCGGTTTCTTTAACATATTCGCCAGCTAACAAAATATAACGATAAGCATTTTCTGTATCGCTATCATCTTTGTTTAATAGCGCCCAAGCTAAGCTGCGATAAACACCGGCAATAAACTCATTACTAGTATTCTCCTGTATTTCACTTTCGAGAAGACGATAAACACTAATGGCTTGTTCGTAGTTATTTTGGTTAGCATGATTAATCGCAACATTATGTAAGCTATTTAACGCATAATTGTGCTTACCGGCATTTTTAAAGTGTTGGTATGACTGTTGAAAATAATCATTTGCTTGTTGCTGTTCACCTAAGTAACCATACAAAATGCCTAATTCACTACTGATATCGCCTAAAAGCGCTTCATCTGCTATTTCATTAGCCAAGGTCAAAGCATAATTGAGTGTGATCAATGACTGTTTATAGTTTTTTCTTAAATAATATATAGCACCAATATTGATCAAGCCACGCGCCGTTAGTTTCTGATTAGTCATTGAACGAGCTACATCTAAACCATTTTGATAAAACTGAAAAGCGCCGTCAAAATCCCCCTGACTTTCTAATGAAAAGCCTTTAATATAAGCAAGTTCAGCAATAAATATACTGGGGTTGTTCATTTGCTTAGCTAGCTTTAAGCCTTGCTCAGCTGAGGCTGCACTTAAACTATAAAGCGCCTGATCAGAATATGCTGTGGATTGAATTCGAAAGTAATTAACTTGGCTAGTGAGCGGTTGTGAGCTTAACTCATCTTTGTGGGTATTTAATAACAGTAATGCGGCTTTAGGATCTCGATCATTAAGTTGCTCTGCTCGTAATAAAAAAGCATTAAAGTCGCTATCAGTTAAAGAGTGCAAAGCATTTGATTTACAAGATATTAACAATAAAAAAAGGACAATCGGGCCACTATTTTGAAAGGTTAATTTTACAAAACTTCTCAGCAAACGCTCTGCTCCAACGGTCTATACGATAAACGACAATTGACAGTATAAAACGAATTCAACTCAACAATAAACTGTTATTTTAATCGTTAAAAATATAAATATAAAAACTCAAAAACAAAACATAATTAAATCTATTTTTCAGTAGCTTGCCAATAGCTTGCTTCGATTTTATTGCCATCAAGGTCGATAACAAAACAACCATAATAGGGTGCACCGTATTCAGGTCTTACACCCGGAGCGCCATTACAACGAGCGCCCAATGCGATAGCACAATGATAAAACTCATCAACTTGTTGCTTACTTAAGGCAACAAAACCAAAATGAGTGCCATTGCCTGTAGTAGCAGGCAGTTTATCAAAAGGTTGTTGTAACCAAAATTCAGGATAGCCCTTGCCATAGGCTAATGCTTGTTCATATTCGCTAACCAAATCTATACCTAAAGTTGCTAGGACGGGCGTATAAAAACCTTGTGCTTGTGCTAAATTATTAGTACCAATAGAGGCATGACAGATACTGCGTAAACGACGATGCTCAATCATCAGTTTTCCTTACTAAACAAAAAAGGTATAGCCTTATGACACTATACCTTTTATTAACAATATTAATTATCAACAATATGTAGAAACAAAACGATTACTCAACAAAACTTTGCTTGTTACCCTTGAAGTTATGCTAATTCAACCATAAGCTGACAATAAAATAAACCCTACAACCCTTAGCATTAGTTTTATTGTACTATGCTAAGTAGTGACACGCCTTAAAGAAAGCAACCCTACCCAGCCTCTAGTACGCAATAAGAACTAAACCAGTGGAGATATTAACTCCAACTTAACGTGATTTATAACATAAGTTCAGATTCAGGCTTCCCATCAACATTATAAGCTATTGTTAAAGTCAGATGCCGCTTCTTGTACACCGACTTTTAGGACTTCTAAGCAAGTGCCCGTTAAGCTTTTTAAATTTCACTGAGTGGAAACAAACTTAGTAGAATTGGTATAATGCTTGCTCGCTGGTTTGACTGTTCATAATTATTCCTTGTCACCATAATGCACAGCTAACGTACTTAACATTTCTTTCTGATGCTGCTCTATCTGTTTGTTTTTCCAATTATTTTGTTCTTTTAATAATTTGAACATGGCTTTTAATTTTAATGAATCGTATTGTGGCTTAGCTTCAAAATCGACCAATTTCTTTTTAACCGCTTGGTTGCTGTATGAAGAGTTTTCACCTGGGCTTAGTAGTACTAAATTACCAAATGCATCTAAGAAATCTCTTTCCAATATATTTTGGTGCTCTTCATGCTGGGGGTATACATGCTCAACAGAATTTTTCGCGGTTATACGATATTTCTTAAATTGCTCTAGATGCCTATCCGATTCTTGTTTCCATAATACATACTCCAGTTTTTGAAACCAGTAATGCTCAAAGCTGGTTCCTCTAGCTTCTGCAAAATAATCAACGTTTGCTTGCCAAGACCTGACTGCCGGTTGCTGTTGTTTTGCTTGCTTAAAACTGGCTGTTTTTTGAGTTTCAGATTTACTGGCCAATGATAGACCATTATCAATTTTTTCAAGTAGCGCTATGGCTTGTGGATCTTCGGTGACGTTGCCATTTATTAACCCTGCAATGAATGGAGTAATCCAGTATTGAGCACTGCGTTCACCAGTGAAATTGCGCACACTTTGTAGCATAACCAATTCATTAAGTTCTTTCTGAGTACGGTTAATGTACCATTTCCCACTTGATTCACTGCGTGACAGGTAGGTTAAACGCAATTGCTCATCATCACTATCATCACGCTCAACCCATTTAACCACCCAACGATCAAACTGATAGCGCACCTGCCATAAAATCTTAATAAAGTATTTCACTTCATCTTCGCTGGCTTGCGTTAATGGTTCAAAAGTTTCCAGTAATTTATCGGCGTGTACGCGAGGCAGTACATCGCCCGAACCGTCATCTCGTTTTGCTAAGTAAATGCGATAAGCGTGAATAAGTAATAACGCAAAGCTGATGATTGGGCGACAATAAACGGTTTCGGTTTCTAAATCGTATGTGCCAGTATCCTGCTCGTTGTCATTATCTTTGTCTGCGCTTTCGTCATTATTTTTAACGCTACCTTTATCGCTACTCGATGTGCTTTCTTTTAATTGTTCGGCTAACTGCATAATGGTTAAACCATGCTTTTGCTGCGTTCTCCCAGCACTCTTCACAAATAGTGCTTCATCAAAACAAGACAAATGCTCTGCTTTAATATCATTCCACGGTGCATTAGGGAAAACTTTACGCACATTACGTTCAAAGTAGTTTTCCATGTGCTCACAAGCTAGCCAAATTGCATCAAACAGAGGTTTATCAGCAGATACTTGCTTAAGCAGTTTTGATTTTAAAATATCAGCCTGTTCAAGCTGTATACCTGCGGTATTCATCGTGGCAAATAAGCGATTTAAATCCATTTGCTTAGGTACTATGTTATTCACCCATTGCACATTATTAAAAATATAATCGCCAAGCAAAATACGATCTTCTTGCTTTAAGGCTTTTACTTGTTGCTCTAATACTTGTAATGCAGCATAAATACGCTTTAAGTATGGGTTTTCACCAATGGCTTCTAGCCCTGGGAAGACATAATCATCTAGGCCAGCCAAGCTACCTAATAAATGTTGAACCTGATCTCGAATAGTAAATTGCAATCTCGGCTGTTTTTTAAAAGCCGCGATATCAGCAATACTCGACTCTACTTTTGCCATTTTAAAGGCAAGTGCAATAAGCATTAACGTGGTAGTGCGTTGCTGCCCATCAATTAATTCATAAATGCCATTACCATCGTCGTCATGCTCTATGGAGGTAAGAACTGTACCAATAAAGTAATTAGCTTCTTCGGCGATACGTGCATCATCAATATCTTTAAATAACTTTAATACTGCCTCGTCTGGCCAAACATAAGGCCGTTGGTAACTAGGTATACAAAATTGATATTCATGAGTTTGAATGTAATTTAACGTCAGTACTTGAGTTTCAACATTATGCTGTATCACATGCTTTTCCTCAGCATTGCAATGGCTAACAAATAAATTATCCATGTTGCTCTCCATTATTTCTTAGCTTGCTTACCTGATCCATACCAACCGTTCCATGTCCTAATGGAAGAATAAAAGCATCTAACTCTGCGGTATATCTGTTAGCAAGTTCTTGCGCTGAAAGGCTTAAAATCACATCTATTTCAAGGTAGTTTAACACGTTAAATATAAAACGTTTTTTAACGCTATTTTTATCAACAGCTAAATTGGCAGGGTCTGTTTTAAAATGAAAACGATCTAAATAATCAAAACACATGTTGGGTGTGTAACTGGCAGTAATCCAATCTAATACAGGGTTATCACGGACAAACGCTGATATTGAATTTTCTCTGACCGCTTTTTGATTGCTTACACGTGGTGAATAAATTACCCGAAACAGTTTTTTCGCGGCAACGTCTAATTGCTGCTCGCCAAATTGGCTAATATAAATTAGCAAGGCAGTATCGTATAAGCCTTTCACATAGCTACAACCATCAAGTTGGCAAATCAAGTTTTGATAAAAATTGAAGAAGTTTGAAAGTGGCCCAGCCCCTTTATTAGCCCCATTAGCTTGTTTATTGATACTTTTCGTGTCATTTTTACTTTTACTGGTGAGATACTTGCTTCTCAATTGCTCAAAATAACTTAAGTAATGAATGGTATTAATACCACTATTTAATGGCTGTCGTAGCTCGTACCCCTGTTGCGCTTGCTTATCTATTTGACCACCATCAGCTAAGTATGCACGCTCAAATCGCCCGTAGGCGATATCATCACCTTTACCTGTGCTTTCCCCAAGTTCGTTTACCACCGCAGTTCTCACTAAATGTGGTTGACGATGAGAGGGCACATTACGGTTATAAAGCTTTTGCCAGTAGCGGCCTTTAACAAGTGCCCCTACAACGGGGTTTAAATCACCCAAGGCTTCCCACTTAGCGGCAAACTCATTTTGGTTGTGGCGTTCAATTGCTCTAAGGTGATGGGCTTTAATAATGTCTGGGCCACTCAACCTTACACCACCGGTATTTTGGGTTTCAAAAAAACGGTAAGCATCATCTTCTGAGCGTGTGACTACCAAAGTTAAATTAATTTTAGCTGCATCAAATGTCTCTATTTGTTTAAGGCCACTGTTTTTCAACCACGCTAAATTTTTTATGATTTGTTGTTGCGACTCAGGCGAGTCATAACTTAGGCTAAACTCCGCAGGATGTTTACCCGCTGCTGAGTTGACCAAACTTTGCATAAAGGCAATCAATGCCAAAGTCGTTAAGCGTTGCTGGCCATCAATGATATTTAACCGACCATTTTCTGCTGACTGATGCAAAATAACACTGCCTAAGTAATAGCCATATTCAGTATCGCTATTCGCTAGATCGCTCAAAAACAACTGATAATCACTTAGCATTTTTTTAATTTGCTCTTCGCCCCAACGATAAGGGCGTTGATACTCAGGAATGGTTAACTCGCCATGAATGTAAATTTCATTAGAGCTAACAATACTATCTTTACTGAATAACTGCGCTAAGGTACAACTTGCGACTACAACTGACATACCACTTCCTTGTTAGTTAATTTCTGAGTCCACTTCTGGTACTTTGACTTTTCCGTAACGGCACTGTGGAGCAGCATCGTCAATATTGAAAGATTGTTTTTCGATATCAGTAACAATTTCATCTTGCCCTTCTCTACTTGAATAACCGATTTCAATATCTAAGAACATATGAGAATAAAATCTTAATCTTGAGAAGTGCAAACCAGTTGAGGTTTTATTGTAATGTTCGATATAGCCAACCATTTTCAATAACCATTCAAGATAAACTGGATTGAAAATATTTAAGGGCGTTGTCGTAAAATACAACAAGCAGAACTAACAATACTGGGACGATCTGATCCTCTCATCCATGCCCATATAACATTCATTACAAAGTCATTCTTTTGGCAGCTTTTAGAGCCACGATAATCTTCAGCAATCATAGTAACGCTCTTTTCTGAGCGAGGTGTAACACCAGTTAAATGAGATAAGTTTGTTATGTCCGCTGTGCTCCATTGGTATTCCTAATAGGCAACGATTCTTTCGCTTCCTAATTTAATTTTTAAATTTATTTCTAACTTGGCGCAATAGTCATACTCGCCAAATTTTCTAATTCGTTTACGTTGCTGAGCCATAAGTGATGCTCGCCACCCGTGAGTGCTGCGTGAGCACTACAATCTACGTTCCATTGGCGCATTAAATAACCCAAAAGCGCTTCTCGCACGTTTAATTCAATTTTTCCATCAATCATTGCATAATCTAGCTCTATCGCTTTAAAGTGCTTGATAGTCGGATGTGGCACTAAGATGATTTTGTGAATGTTGTTCCACTGCTTATCAAATTCTCTTGCTTGTATTGTCGCTATTGGCTTTTCAATTTCAGTAACGTTTTGTAATCGTGTACAAACAAAGTCTCTAAAAGCTTTATTCTTTTTATCAAAAGCACGTACATGCCAGCGCTGGCCGTTATTGGCGAGACTATGTGGCACAAGAGTGCGTTTAGTTTCACCAGAAGACAATGAAACATAGTCACATGATATAGCTTGTCGATTGTTGATCGCACGCATGATGGTGGCGATAACATCAGAACTTGGATGGATTAATCTTGTAGCATCAATGCAGACATTAGATGGCGTAATTCCATTAGAAAAACCATCACCGAAGCCACGGCATAAACTGTTAAGCGTGGCTTCAGGATTGTGTTCAAATACGGGAGAAAATTGCACAGTACGGTAATACTGTTTGGTTTCGTGTTTGAGAGTGAGATTATCAGGAGCAAGTTCACGGTACAAAGTTAGGTCACGAGAACACGATGCTAGCCCTGTTTTGAAATGGTTAACTAGGTCGGCACGCGATATTTGCCCGAAAAATTGTAGGCAAAAATCAATAAAAGCAAGGCGTTCACGTTGTGCATAGTTGATATTTGTTAAATCGTTCAAGCAACATTCACATTATTTTTGTATTTATTGACTACCAATCTAGCTGATAAAAAACAAACTGGCAATCAAAATGATAATATCATTAAGATGCTATCATTTTGAATAATCATTTCTTGGCAGCCGGCCCAAATTTAACTACAACTCAAGTAAATATTGGTAAGCACTAATTACTCAGAGCAAAAGTTAAATAATCGTTTATCAGAAAAGAAAATATTTTTTTGGTGATTTTGATTAAAAACGTGTAGCTATGCTCGCCAATATAAGCAGAATATCTTTTGTCAGCTTATAGTTTACTAATCATCAATTATGCTAATTCAACCATATCGCCCTTAGATTGCAACCATTCTTTACGATCGCCTGCGCGCTTTTTAGAGAGTAACATATCCATTAACTCCATGGTTTCAGCATGTTCATCAACGGTTAGTTGTACTAAACGACGAGTATTAGGATCCATGGTGGTTTCACGCAACTGTAACGGATTCATTTCACCCAAGCCCTTAAAGCGTTGCACGTTAACTTTTCCGCGTTTCTTTTCTGCTTCAATACGATCGAGTATGCCGTCTTTTTCTGCTTCATCTAGAGCGTAAAAAACCTCTTTACCAACATCTATTCTGTAAAGCGGCGGCATAGCAACATACACATGCCCTGCTTGTACCAAAGGTAAAAAGTGTTGAGTAAACAGTGCACAAAGCAAAGTCGCAATATGTAAACCATCGGAGTCAGCGTCGGCAAGAATACAAATTTTACCGTAGCGTAACCCTGATAAATCCTCGGTATCTGGATCAATACCTAAGGCCACCGAAATATCATGAACTTCTTGCGAAGCTAGAATTTGTCCAGAGTCGACTTCCCAAGTATTTAGAATCTTACCTCGTAGTGGCATAATCGCTTGAATTTCGCGATCTCGTGCTTGTTTTGCACTGCCTCCCGCCGAGTCACCTTCGACCAAAAATAATTCAGTACGTAAAATATCTTGACTACCACAGTCAGTTAATTTACCGGGTAATGCTGGTCCTTGCGTGACCTTTTTTCGAATAATTTTTTTGCTAGCACGTAATCGGCGCTGAGCATTAGAAATACAAAATTCTGCGAGTGCTTCAGAGATATCAGTATGTTCATTTAGCCATAAGCTAAAAGAGTCTTTAACAACTCCGGTAACAAATGCCGCACACTGTCGAGACGATAAGCGCTCTTTAGTTTGCCCAGCAAATTGTGGGTCTTCCATTTTTACCGATAATATATAAGAACATTTATCCCAAATATCATCCGGTGTTAACTTGACGCCTCGAGGCAACAAATTTCTAAACTCACAAAACTCTCGCATTGACTCAAGCAAGCCTTGGCGCAAACCGTTGACATGCGTACCACCTTGCACGGTAGGAATTAAGTTTACATAACTCTCGCCTACTGATTCACCGCCTTCGGGCAACCAAGTTACCGCCCAATCAGCGGCTTCGTGTTGCGAGGTAAAGCTGCCAACAAACGGTTCTTCTGGCAAACTTTCATAACCTTTAACCGACTCTTTTAAATAATCAACTAAGCCATCTTCATAACACCATTGATATTTATTATCTTCGTTTTTATCATGGAATTTAATGGTTAATCCTGGACAAAGTACGGCTTTCGCTTTTAATAGGTGTACTAATCGACGTGCTGAAAATTTAGCTGAATCAAAATATTTTTCATCCGGCCAAAACTTCACTCGTGTGCCGGTATTACGACGCCCCACGGTACCAGTTTCTCTTAACTCTTCAACCTTATAACCATTTTCAAAAGCCATTTCATAGACTTTACTATCGCGCCTGACAGAAACATCTACACGTGTAGATAAGGCATTAACTACGGAAATACCAACACCATGCAAACCACCAGAGAACTGATAATTTTTATTGGAAAATTTACCACCGGCATGTAGCTTACAAAAAATAAGTTCGACCCCTGAAACCCCTTCTTCTAGGTGGATATCAATCGGCATACCTCGACCATCATCAATAACTTCCAATGATTGGTCTTTATCAAGAATTACGGTAATATTTTGTGCATGCCCGGCTAATGCTTCATCAACAGAGTTATCGATCACTTCTTGGCCTAAATGATTAGGGCGAGTTGTATCGGTATACATGCCTGGACGATGGCGTACCGGGTCAAGGCCACTCAGGACCTCAATGGAGTCGGAATTATATTGTTCGCTCATTTAATTGTTCTGATAATCTTAGGCTGAATATGATTGTAAATTAAAAAATAACGCAATGTTAGGTAGGATAGTTTCATAGTTAATAAAACTATGATCGCCACCTTGTTCTATTACCAGTTGGCAATGACGGTATTTTTCAACGGCTTGTTGATAATCTAACACTTCGTCACCGGTTTGTACCATGACCAAGTAATTATTTTTCGAAATATTGTTCTGTTCGAGCATTTTTAGCTCAACTATATGCTTCGCTGCTATGCTATAGCGCTCTTGAGTATATGGGTTTACTTGCTCGCCAAGGTAATCTTGCATGAGATCAAATGGTTTTACCGCGGGATTAATTAATGCCGCTTGTAGTTGATATTTTTCAGCCAAAAAGGTAGCAAAATAACCTCCTAGCGATGAGCCTATAATTAGCCAAGTACTATTGGGGGCTTGTTTAATAATACCCTCAAGCTGTGCAATCACCATATTGGGCGAACAGGCAACTTGCGGACAATAAAAGTTAACTTCAGGATAACGAGTGGTAAAAAACGTTCTCGTTAGCACTGCTTTCATCGACTGAGGTGAAGAGTTGAAGCCATGAATATACAACACGCTAATCATAATAAATCATCATCTATCGATATAGTTAAACAAAAAATGCTTGGCTAGATATTTCTGCATGCTCAGCCATGATAAAGAGTCTGTAACCTGCCGTTTGACCATTAGATTTAGCAATGGTTGAATTGATATCAAATTGAATTGATGTTGCTGGACAAGTATACAAATTAAGTGTTCTATCGGGTAATTTTAGCGGTAATGTTAATGCTTGATGAACATGGCCACAACCTAACGCTTTTATCGAAGAAAATTGCGTTAAAAACTGTTGAAGTTCGGCTTTGTTCTCCAAACCATGGCGATCAAT includes the following:
- a CDS encoding tetratricopeptide repeat-containing diguanylate cyclase, coding for MLRSFVKLTFQNSGPIVLFLLLISCKSNALHSLTDSDFNAFLLRAEQLNDRDPKAALLLLNTHKDELSSQPLTSQVNYFRIQSTAYSDQALYSLSAASAEQGLKLAKQMNNPSIFIAELAYIKGFSLESQGDFDGAFQFYQNGLDVARSMTNQKLTARGLINIGAIYYLRKNYKQSLITLNYALTLANEIADEALLGDISSELGILYGYLGEQQQANDYFQQSYQHFKNAGKHNYALNSLHNVAINHANQNNYEQAISVYRLLESEIQENTSNEFIAGVYRSLAWALLNKDDSDTENAYRYILLAGEYVKETEQHLMKLQYLIDKAYILEKMKRYDEALLNLEQAEKLLEGKASDIYDTSELNILFLRAELYYTLGQYNKAYQIQTQYFTKSIAYNEVRETTEIDELRLQYQSETTQRKKNILETKQSIQNLQLQQITLDTNNRQVLVGLLAICLLILAWVLYRVIKGKRNLVRATRTDSLTGVTNRRRLLELGERYFQQAIEQQQSFSVCMIDVDFFKKINDIFGHRVGDKTLKEIAIHGQSLMRASDVFGRFGGEEFIVLLPNTGHDDALEVAQRLRKHIEQAKWQTQEINQLTISLGIATLSKQNYRDFPTLLKAADAQLLNAKHSGRNKVSYDQ
- the parC gene encoding DNA topoisomerase IV subunit A, which gives rise to MSDAIDFSLDGIEQRPLRQFTEEAYLNYSMYVIMDRALPHIGDGLKPVQRRIIYAMSELGLSALAKYKKSARTVGDVLGKFHPHGDSACYEAMVLMAQPFSYRYPLVDGQGNWGAPDDPKSFAAMRYTEARLSRFSEVLLAELGQGTVDWTPNFDGTMKEPKTLPARLPHILLNGITGIAVGMATDIPPHNVREVASACVHLIEQPKAELADLLNIIQGPDYPTDAEIITPKADIEKIYQTGRGSIKMRAVYEMLHGEVVITALPHQASGGKILEQIANQMQAKKLPMVVDLRDESDHENPIRLVIVPRSNRVDIEQLMQHLFATTDLEKNFRVNLNMIGLNNKPAVKDIRTILSEWIEYRRETIRRRLQYRLDKVLARLHILDGLLVAYLNIDEVIEIIRGYDNPKAELMSRFELSERQAESILEIKLRQLAKLEEIKIRAEQDELNIEREYLEKTLGSKARMNTLMKKEILEAAEKYGDDRRSVLVERNEAKALSEKDLMPSESVTVVVSQKGWARCAKGHDIDAQALSYKSGDEYLCSAKGRSNRPVVFIDSAGRAYATDAHSLPTARSQGEPLTGRFNLASGEAFEKVLMAEDDRRYLLSSDAGYGFVASFADMVSRNKNGKALLSLSAAAKVMTPRFISSLDNELVLSITSEGRMLVFPVKDLPVLSKGKGNKIINIPSARAKAREEYVTLLEVLPPESAVTLHAGKRKLTLKASDIEHYKGERGRRGNKLPRGLQRVDHIVIEQQPLEITPETPES
- a CDS encoding GGDEF domain-containing protein; the encoded protein is MINKDWRLKSIIFYSVLIFFNRLAFADEILGQQQVFNKTDQLYVSQQVATEVLAINVEILSLKNLSEHDRVSAQVKLLKFQELDLTLNQAEQYILHLIRANIANIEGQEHKVVNWLNKAIKLEAFIAKKQLDEPLFASAYLTLASIYQRQGEAKKAFDSKEQYIRKYFAHLEQQKSLRVKRLSAKYDIEKRHEENELLSQNSKIKQYALAHAESERQQQNRNIAIFIAAAIVLFLLLLRQFKIRKALTLLAKTDSLTQLPNRRAFFDNGYIFMEHALRENKELSILMLDIDHFKNINDQFGHDIGDEVICNIAALAGETMRSRDFLARIGGEEFAAILPDANIAQARAIAERIREKIQDKSYQGQQDNIHITVSIGLASIKVVRESFDSLLHAADMAMYQAKANGRNQVCSYCTERKEKTD
- a CDS encoding VOC family protein translates to MIEHRRLRSICHASIGTNNLAQAQGFYTPVLATLGIDLVSEYEQALAYGKGYPEFWLQQPFDKLPATTGNGTHFGFVALSKQQVDEFYHCAIALGARCNGAPGVRPEYGAPYYGCFVIDLDGNKIEASYWQATEK